Proteins co-encoded in one Bacillus paramycoides genomic window:
- a CDS encoding amino acid adenylation domain-containing protein, producing MGDVMDIYGLSPLQKGILFHTLYDQDDEHSFSYIVQVGFLLGGQLDVATFEKAWEYVIHRHEVLRSVFVWEEVEKPLQAVYQRVPFTIHQEDWSAHPHEERVKKLHQFLTADRRKGFLLDEAPLMRVTAIKEAEGETRIIWTHHHILLDGWSVSLVFSEVMEVYLKMIKGELLNLPKSLPYKKYIQWINKQDQSQAEEFWKEELKGFYAPTPLAMERKAQGQQKGYGECVYQVSEELTENLQEWVRNSRLTLNTLVQGAWAYLMGRYSGESDIVFGVTSSGRPTDLIGAENMVGLFINTLPTRIRLTDNTSVVDWLRKIQMKEMERRQYEYNSLIDIQGWSEVPRNSSLFHTLYVFENYPIQGERNDDLRLLDVKSAEQTNYPLTLIVMPGKKITLKLMYDRSYFNEETINRIQNHLLQILIQMTKSLDSKLFEITHLTAEEQIQLLEQWNHTKVNYSAEGMIHTMFEEQVKKTPEAIAASYENEQITYKELEERANQLAHYLQKRGVGPESLVGVYIERSLQMMIALLGILKSGAAYVPLDPTYPESRLRYILEDAGIEVLVTEENSKNLFVSENVETICMNKDYTAIEKEETTPCISGVTGRSLAYVMYTSGSTGNPKGVMIEHHSVINYLEWMQHKYPLSEKDVVLQKTPFSFDVSVWELFWGIHVGASVSFLPPGGEKDPSIIAEVIKKHQVTIVQFVPSMLSVFLDHFNHIELNMYCSSIRHVFSGGEELSSGLVRRFQQKWNHSGQVKLTNFYGPTEATIYVNAFDIQPNQEFVSIGQPIQNTQLYVLDQNQRLQSIGIEGELYIGGAGLARGYLNRPNLTAEKFVSHPYRLGERLYRTGDSVRYLTDGNLEFIGRMDHQVKMRGFRIELGEIEATLEKCSFIKEAVVLVREDRPGDQRLVAYVMSDGNTQEWREYLQNQLPNHMIPAHLVELEHFPLTPNGKIDRKALPAPDEQTIGDLNVLPRTPSEELIASVWSQVLGTENIGIQDSFFERGGHSLLATQIVSRLQELFQIKIPLRELFKHDTVEALAKRVNQLRKEDKKREASPLVPMKREEAIPLSYAQKRLWFIDQLMSNSAMYNIHAACRLTGKWSIEALEVGWNQLLERHESLRTIILEQEGEPFQQVQSHVFRHIPQTNLTDLSLEDREREMKRLIQNEAEEPFHFGQGPLIRTRILKVDREEWVLICTLHHIISDGWSMGILLEEWMVFYEGVISGKPAELKELSIQYVDFVMWQKEWQKEENLDQHLQYWKEELAGELPILQLPMDRPRPAVQTHRGASQSLMVANSLQEKLKDLSLQEGCTLFMTLMAAYQSFLSRYTGQDDILVGSPIANRNVKEIEGLIGFFANTLVYRADFSENPTFQELLSQVRKKALKAFEYQDIPFEKVVESVKPERNTSHSPIFQTMFTLQNTKQEFPQLSDRQMELMESHASVAKFDLSLFVTETEEGLSLTFEYNTDLFDDTTIERMTSHFEHWLNQIVSHPKCLLSELNMLSKVEYKQLLEEWNESAVIDIEECAIHTLFEEQVEKTPEAIAVVCEDEELTYRELDERSNQLAHYLQKNGVGCESLVGICVTRSSEMIVGLLGIMKAGGAYVPIDPAYPESRLQYILEDAQIKVLVTQEKLQQKMVIPKFVDVICIDRNRAEIEQEVTTGCMSEVTGDNLAYIIYTSGSTGNPKGVMIEHRNTVTMIHWAHHTYSRKELAGVLASTSLSFDLSVFEVFVPLTMGGKVIVTENALHLEELSTKGVTLVNTVPSVAKELVRAKTIPSSVKVMNLAGEPLPYSLVQDLYKRSTIEKVYNLYGPSEDTTYSTYMELEKGDMHRVPPIGKPIFNTEVYVLSAEQKMVPIGVVGELYIGGSGLARGYLNRPDLTQDRFIPHPFKEGERVYRTGDLVRYLPDGNLEYVGRIDHQVKIRGFRIELGEIEATLQRHTLVNEVIVMVREDYPGNPSLIAYVVGDGDAQKWRDYLKDQLPSYMIPAYFVGLNAFPLTPNGKIDRKALPAPERQEIASGYIAPRTSTEKTIVSIWHEVLDMENIGIQDSFFEIGGHSLLATQAVSNLKEAFGIEIPLHDLFMFHTVQQLAEQIDQLLFNKNQEMQNDSKENVSLQDYIQKEAEVSNDEELLELLKQLEELSEEEAQGIFESNLIQEGVKK from the coding sequence ATGGGAGATGTTATGGATATATATGGATTATCACCTTTGCAAAAAGGAATACTGTTTCATACTTTATACGATCAAGATGATGAGCATTCTTTTTCCTACATTGTACAAGTAGGCTTCTTGCTTGGGGGGCAATTGGATGTTGCTACTTTTGAAAAGGCCTGGGAATATGTTATTCATCGACATGAGGTTCTACGTTCAGTATTTGTGTGGGAGGAAGTAGAAAAACCACTACAAGCGGTTTACCAACGTGTTCCTTTTACTATCCATCAAGAGGATTGGAGCGCCCATCCACATGAGGAGAGGGTGAAGAAATTACACCAGTTTTTGACTGCAGATCGTAGAAAAGGATTTTTATTGGATGAAGCACCATTGATGAGAGTCACTGCGATTAAAGAAGCAGAAGGGGAAACGAGAATTATTTGGACACATCATCATATTTTGCTAGATGGTTGGAGTGTTTCATTGGTCTTTAGTGAAGTGATGGAAGTTTATCTCAAGATGATAAAGGGAGAATTGTTGAATCTTCCTAAATCTCTTCCTTATAAAAAATATATCCAGTGGATAAATAAACAAGATCAAAGTCAAGCAGAGGAATTTTGGAAAGAAGAATTAAAAGGGTTCTATGCACCTACGCCATTAGCGATGGAAAGAAAGGCTCAAGGGCAACAGAAGGGCTACGGAGAGTGTGTTTATCAGGTATCTGAGGAACTCACTGAGAATTTACAAGAGTGGGTAAGAAATAGTCGATTAACATTGAATACATTAGTACAAGGAGCATGGGCCTATTTGATGGGTAGGTATAGCGGTGAAAGTGACATCGTATTTGGCGTAACTAGCTCTGGACGTCCTACTGATTTGATAGGAGCAGAGAATATGGTAGGCCTATTTATTAACACATTACCTACTAGAATTCGATTAACGGATAATACATCTGTAGTAGATTGGCTTCGTAAAATACAGATGAAAGAAATGGAACGAAGACAATATGAGTATAATTCATTGATAGATATTCAAGGGTGGAGTGAGGTTCCGCGAAATAGCTCCTTATTTCATACCTTGTATGTGTTTGAAAATTATCCAATTCAAGGTGAGAGAAATGATGATTTAAGATTACTAGATGTTAAAAGCGCGGAACAAACAAATTATCCTTTAACACTCATTGTAATGCCTGGTAAGAAAATTACTTTAAAGTTGATGTATGATCGAAGCTATTTTAATGAAGAAACAATAAATCGGATTCAGAATCACTTATTGCAAATATTAATTCAGATGACGAAGAGCCTAGATTCAAAACTCTTTGAAATTACTCATTTAACAGCGGAAGAACAGATACAGTTATTAGAGCAATGGAATCATACTAAAGTAAATTATTCGGCTGAAGGCATGATTCATACGATGTTTGAGGAGCAAGTTAAAAAAACGCCGGAAGCAATCGCGGCTAGTTACGAAAATGAACAAATTACCTATAAAGAGTTGGAGGAGCGTGCGAATCAGCTAGCTCATTATTTACAAAAGCGTGGTGTAGGCCCAGAGTCTCTGGTTGGAGTATATATAGAACGTTCATTACAAATGATGATAGCGTTATTAGGTATTCTAAAATCAGGAGCAGCGTATGTTCCACTTGATCCTACTTATCCAGAGAGTCGGCTTCGATATATATTAGAGGATGCTGGAATCGAAGTACTAGTGACGGAAGAGAATTCTAAAAATTTGTTTGTATCTGAAAATGTTGAAACGATTTGTATGAATAAAGATTATACTGCAATTGAAAAAGAAGAAACAACCCCATGTATAAGTGGTGTAACAGGAAGAAGTTTAGCGTATGTTATGTATACTTCAGGATCTACAGGGAATCCAAAGGGAGTAATGATTGAGCATCATTCAGTAATCAATTATCTAGAATGGATGCAACATAAATATCCACTTTCTGAAAAGGATGTGGTCTTGCAGAAAACGCCATTCTCATTTGATGTCTCTGTTTGGGAGTTGTTTTGGGGTATTCACGTTGGTGCAAGTGTATCTTTCCTGCCTCCAGGTGGAGAAAAAGATCCTTCTATTATAGCTGAAGTGATTAAAAAACATCAGGTTACTATAGTTCAATTTGTACCTTCGATGTTATCTGTTTTCTTAGATCACTTCAATCATATTGAATTGAATATGTATTGTTCGTCCATACGCCATGTATTTTCTGGTGGGGAAGAACTAAGTTCAGGGTTGGTTAGACGATTTCAACAGAAATGGAATCATAGTGGACAAGTGAAATTAACCAACTTTTATGGACCAACTGAAGCCACTATTTATGTGAATGCATTTGATATTCAGCCAAATCAAGAATTTGTTTCTATTGGGCAGCCGATACAGAACACGCAATTATATGTATTAGACCAAAATCAACGCTTGCAATCAATAGGAATTGAGGGTGAGTTATATATTGGTGGTGCTGGTTTAGCACGTGGATACTTAAATCGTCCGAATCTTACTGCTGAAAAATTCGTTTCGCATCCATATCGATTGGGGGAACGACTATATCGAACAGGAGATTCAGTAAGATATCTAACTGATGGAAATTTAGAATTTATAGGTAGAATGGACCATCAAGTCAAAATGCGTGGTTTTAGGATTGAATTAGGAGAAATTGAAGCGACTTTAGAAAAATGTTCGTTTATTAAAGAGGCTGTCGTATTAGTGAGAGAAGATCGTCCAGGTGATCAACGATTGGTTGCATATGTAATGAGCGATGGAAATACCCAAGAGTGGAGAGAGTATTTACAAAACCAATTACCGAATCATATGATTCCAGCGCACCTTGTAGAGTTAGAACACTTCCCGCTTACTCCGAATGGGAAAATTGACCGAAAGGCCTTGCCAGCACCTGATGAGCAAACTATTGGAGATTTAAATGTTCTACCTCGGACGCCATCGGAAGAGCTTATTGCCTCAGTTTGGAGTCAAGTGTTAGGAACAGAAAATATCGGTATTCAAGATTCCTTCTTTGAACGGGGTGGGCACTCACTACTCGCTACTCAAATTGTTTCTCGATTACAAGAATTGTTCCAAATCAAAATCCCATTACGTGAACTTTTCAAGCACGATACAGTGGAGGCATTGGCGAAACGAGTAAATCAGTTACGAAAAGAAGATAAAAAACGAGAGGCTTCCCCCCTTGTACCTATGAAACGAGAAGAAGCTATTCCGCTTTCCTATGCGCAGAAACGTCTATGGTTTATTGATCAATTAATGTCAAATAGTGCTATGTACAATATTCATGCAGCGTGTCGCTTAACAGGTAAATGGTCAATTGAAGCGTTGGAGGTCGGATGGAATCAGTTGTTGGAGCGTCATGAATCATTACGGACGATAATTCTAGAACAAGAGGGTGAACCTTTTCAACAGGTTCAATCTCATGTATTCAGACATATCCCTCAAACGAATCTAACAGATCTCTCTTTGGAAGATAGGGAAAGAGAAATGAAACGGCTCATTCAAAATGAAGCGGAGGAACCATTTCATTTTGGACAAGGTCCTCTGATTCGAACACGAATATTGAAAGTGGACAGGGAAGAATGGGTTCTCATTTGTACGTTGCATCATATTATTTCAGATGGATGGTCAATGGGGATTTTACTTGAAGAATGGATGGTTTTTTATGAAGGAGTAATAAGCGGAAAACCGGCGGAATTGAAGGAGTTATCTATCCAATATGTAGACTTTGTCATGTGGCAGAAGGAATGGCAAAAAGAAGAGAATTTGGATCAGCACCTTCAATATTGGAAGGAAGAATTGGCTGGGGAGCTACCGATTTTACAATTACCGATGGATCGTCCTCGGCCTGCGGTTCAAACTCACCGTGGTGCAAGTCAGTCCTTAATGGTGGCGAATTCCCTACAGGAAAAGCTCAAAGATTTAAGTCTGCAAGAAGGATGCACTTTATTTATGACATTGATGGCAGCGTATCAAAGCTTCCTTTCTCGTTATACAGGACAGGACGACATCTTGGTTGGAAGCCCAATCGCTAATCGAAATGTTAAAGAGATTGAGGGATTAATAGGTTTCTTTGCAAATACGTTGGTTTATCGAGCTGATTTCAGTGAAAATCCAACGTTCCAAGAACTTTTGTCGCAGGTAAGAAAAAAAGCACTAAAAGCATTCGAGTATCAGGACATCCCATTTGAGAAAGTGGTAGAATCCGTAAAGCCGGAACGGAATACAAGTCATTCACCAATATTCCAAACCATGTTTACTTTACAGAATACGAAGCAAGAATTTCCTCAGCTATCTGACAGACAAATGGAACTCATGGAAAGCCATGCTTCTGTAGCGAAATTTGATTTGAGTTTATTTGTTACTGAGACGGAAGAAGGATTATCACTAACCTTTGAATACAATACTGATTTGTTTGATGATACAACCATTGAACGTATGACAAGCCATTTTGAGCATTGGTTAAATCAAATTGTCTCTCATCCAAAATGTTTATTATCAGAATTGAATATGTTATCGAAAGTAGAATATAAGCAATTACTAGAAGAATGGAATGAATCAGCTGTTATAGATATAGAAGAATGCGCGATTCATACATTGTTTGAAGAACAAGTAGAAAAAACACCAGAAGCAATTGCAGTAGTATGCGAAGATGAAGAACTAACATATCGAGAGTTGGACGAACGCTCGAATCAGCTGGCACATTATTTACAGAAAAATGGTGTAGGTTGCGAATCATTGGTTGGGATTTGTGTTACACGTTCATCTGAGATGATTGTAGGCCTCTTAGGAATTATGAAGGCAGGAGGAGCATATGTCCCAATAGATCCAGCGTATCCGGAAAGTCGACTGCAATACATTTTAGAGGATGCTCAAATAAAGGTACTGGTGACACAGGAAAAGTTACAACAAAAAATGGTTATACCTAAATTCGTTGACGTGATTTGTATTGATCGTAATCGAGCAGAAATAGAACAAGAAGTAACTACGGGATGTATGAGTGAAGTGACGGGCGATAACTTAGCCTATATTATCTATACTTCAGGTTCCACTGGAAATCCAAAGGGAGTAATGATTGAGCACAGGAATACAGTAACAATGATTCATTGGGCGCATCACACGTATTCCCGAAAGGAATTAGCGGGAGTGTTAGCTTCAACTTCGCTATCTTTTGATTTATCCGTTTTTGAAGTATTTGTTCCCTTAACAATGGGTGGTAAGGTGATTGTCACTGAAAATGCTCTACATCTAGAGGAGTTGTCTACCAAAGGTGTAACTTTGGTTAATACTGTGCCATCAGTAGCGAAGGAACTAGTTCGAGCAAAAACAATCCCTTCTTCGGTAAAGGTGATGAATTTGGCTGGAGAACCATTGCCATATTCGCTTGTGCAAGATTTATACAAGAGAAGTACGATTGAAAAGGTGTACAACCTATATGGACCGTCCGAAGATACTACGTATTCCACGTATATGGAATTAGAAAAGGGTGACATGCATAGGGTACCACCAATTGGTAAACCAATATTCAATACAGAAGTATATGTACTGAGTGCCGAACAAAAAATGGTTCCAATTGGTGTAGTTGGTGAGCTATACATTGGTGGATCAGGGTTAGCGCGTGGATATTTAAACCGCCCTGACTTAACGCAAGATCGTTTTATACCGCATCCGTTTAAAGAAGGAGAGCGAGTATACCGGACTGGAGATCTAGTAAGGTATTTACCAGATGGAAATTTGGAGTATGTTGGACGAATCGATCATCAAGTGAAAATTCGTGGGTTCCGGATTGAACTAGGAGAAATTGAAGCGACGTTACAAAGGCATACACTAGTTAACGAAGTTATTGTGATGGTGCGGGAAGATTATCCTGGCAATCCAAGTTTGATTGCCTATGTTGTAGGAGATGGAGATGCTCAAAAGTGGCGTGATTATCTCAAGGATCAACTACCAAGTTATATGATTCCAGCCTATTTTGTTGGATTAAATGCATTTCCACTCACTCCTAATGGGAAAATTGATAGGAAGGCCTTACCAGCACCAGAGAGACAGGAGATAGCAAGTGGTTATATTGCTCCTCGTACGTCTACGGAAAAAACAATCGTTTCGATATGGCATGAAGTTTTAGATATGGAAAACATCGGAATTCAAGATTCGTTTTTTGAAATTGGTGGCCATTCACTACTCGCTACGCAAGCTGTTTCCAATCTTAAAGAGGCTTTTGGAATCGAGATACCATTGCATGATTTATTTATGTTTCATACGGTGCAGCAATTGGCAGAACAGATTGATCAATTGCTCTTTAACAAAAATCAAGAAATGCAGAATGATAGTAAGGAGAATGTAAGTCTTCAAGACTATATTCAAAAAGAAGCAGAAGTCAGTAATGATGAAGAATTACTAGAACTGCTTAAGCAATTAGAAGAGCTATCAGAGGAAGAAGCACAAGGGATATTCGAGAGTAATTTGATTCAGGAAGGGGTAAAAAAATGA